The proteins below are encoded in one region of Bifidobacterium catenulatum DSM 16992 = JCM 1194 = LMG 11043:
- a CDS encoding Gfo/Idh/MocA family protein — protein MARIRIAILGAGRIAQHMADTLVKMAADSRYADLVEPYAVAARDAGRAADFATKYGFPVSYGSYEELVSDPNVDLVYIATPHNLHAEQAILCMKAGKGVLVEKAFGANAAQTREMLAVAKETGMLCAEAIWTRYMPSRGMIDDIIASGIIGDVQAIDANLCYPTTAKARITDPALAGGALLDVGVYPINFIDMIMHNAPIARIESSMRPYETGVDAHNSMTFYYENGVMATAQSSILCHSDRMGSVWGTDGYMVCQNINNVEAIDVYDGNHTIVAHYDVPAQLTGYEYEVASAAKALLEGHTECAEMPHADTMRIMELMDSLRRDWNLTYPFER, from the coding sequence ATGGCTCGTATTCGTATCGCGATTCTCGGCGCAGGCCGGATCGCACAACATATGGCTGACACGTTGGTGAAAATGGCCGCGGACAGCCGTTATGCGGATTTGGTTGAACCGTATGCTGTCGCCGCACGAGATGCGGGGCGTGCGGCTGATTTCGCCACGAAATACGGCTTTCCGGTTTCATACGGTTCATATGAGGAACTTGTGTCCGATCCGAACGTGGACTTGGTGTACATCGCTACGCCGCACAATCTGCATGCGGAACAGGCGATATTGTGCATGAAAGCCGGCAAGGGTGTGCTGGTGGAGAAAGCGTTCGGCGCGAATGCGGCACAGACCCGTGAAATGTTAGCCGTTGCAAAAGAAACCGGCATGCTGTGCGCAGAAGCGATTTGGACGCGATACATGCCATCGCGCGGCATGATCGACGACATCATCGCTTCCGGCATCATCGGCGATGTGCAGGCTATCGACGCGAATCTGTGTTACCCCACCACCGCGAAGGCGCGAATCACTGATCCCGCGCTTGCCGGTGGCGCATTGTTGGATGTTGGTGTATATCCAATCAATTTCATCGACATGATCATGCATAATGCACCAATCGCTCGCATTGAATCGTCGATGCGGCCATACGAAACCGGTGTGGATGCGCATAATTCCATGACGTTCTATTACGAGAACGGTGTAATGGCGACCGCGCAAAGTTCGATTCTATGCCATAGCGACCGCATGGGATCCGTATGGGGAACCGATGGTTATATGGTGTGCCAGAACATTAATAATGTTGAGGCGATTGACGTGTATGACGGCAATCATACGATTGTTGCACATTACGATGTTCCCGCCCAGCTCACCGGCTACGAATATGAAGTGGCGTCGGCCGCAAAGGCTCTGCTTGAAGGACATACCGAATGCGCGGAGATGCCGCATGCCGATACGATGCGCATTATGGAACTCATGGATTCCCTACGACGCGACTGGAACCTCACCTACCCCTTCGAACGTTGA
- a CDS encoding very short patch repair endonuclease yields MSHIRGKDTSIEMMVRSFLFSKGLRFRKNDKRYPGHPDVVLPKYRTMVFINGCFWHMHENCPKATRVPKSNVEFWSAKLLRNHERDVRQHAELEAMGWKVIVVWECELAKKVREKRLERLYCEIVES; encoded by the coding sequence ATGTCGCATATCCGAGGCAAAGACACATCCATCGAAATGATGGTACGCAGTTTTCTTTTTTCGAAAGGCCTACGATTCCGTAAAAACGACAAGCGGTATCCGGGGCATCCCGATGTGGTGTTGCCGAAATACCGCACGATGGTGTTCATCAACGGATGTTTCTGGCATATGCATGAAAACTGTCCGAAAGCCACACGTGTACCGAAATCGAATGTGGAATTCTGGAGTGCGAAACTGCTGCGCAATCATGAACGAGATGTCAGACAGCATGCCGAACTTGAAGCGATGGGCTGGAAAGTGATTGTGGTGTGGGAATGTGAGCTCGCCAAAAAAGTGCGTGAGAAACGGTTGGAGAGACTGTACTGTGAAATCGTCGAATCGTGA
- a CDS encoding aminotransferase class I/II-fold pyridoxal phosphate-dependent enzyme yields the protein MGNAENSALPQMSHRAQIANPFRAMVFGAMADEMIAAGTDVVKLSLGEPDFGAPPAVRDAMREQYDGRPLPYTAAMGLPELRQAISDFYKERHHVDVDPKRIAITAGGSTALLLAAALTVNEGDEVLIADPSYPCNRELVRAFGGKVVDVPTNAATRFHLTPELCREYWSDRTKAVMITSPSNPTGTTIAFDTLKSVCDLAKERGAWRIVDETYLDLADREPDGSDVKSVLACDPDAIVCSSFSKFFGMTGWRLGWMVVPEYALEAMDDLATNFFLCAHTPTQHAALACFTPETLAVCEERRQELLERRRIVVDGLAEIGLPLEVEPNGAFYAYFNISGTGLDAWTFCERALKEAHVALTPGRDFGEATADTHVRLSYAASREALREGLRRIGDFVAELHG from the coding sequence ATGGGAAATGCTGAGAACAGCGCGCTGCCACAGATGTCGCACCGCGCCCAGATTGCTAATCCGTTCCGTGCCATGGTGTTTGGTGCGATGGCCGACGAGATGATCGCCGCAGGCACCGATGTGGTCAAGTTGAGCTTGGGGGAACCGGATTTCGGTGCTCCACCCGCAGTGCGTGATGCAATGCGCGAACAGTATGATGGCCGTCCATTGCCATATACCGCTGCAATGGGCTTGCCGGAATTACGTCAGGCGATTTCCGATTTCTACAAGGAACGCCACCATGTGGACGTCGATCCGAAACGTATTGCAATCACGGCCGGAGGTTCCACAGCACTGCTGCTTGCCGCCGCATTGACGGTGAACGAAGGCGACGAGGTGCTGATCGCCGACCCGTCGTACCCGTGCAATCGCGAACTGGTCCGCGCGTTCGGCGGCAAAGTCGTGGACGTGCCGACGAACGCGGCCACCCGCTTCCATCTCACGCCGGAACTGTGCCGCGAATACTGGTCGGACCGCACCAAAGCGGTGATGATCACCTCGCCGTCGAACCCGACCGGTACCACCATCGCCTTCGACACCCTGAAATCCGTGTGCGACCTGGCGAAAGAACGCGGCGCATGGCGCATCGTCGACGAAACCTACCTTGACTTGGCCGACCGTGAACCAGACGGCTCCGATGTGAAATCCGTGCTCGCCTGCGATCCGGACGCCATCGTCTGCTCCAGCTTCTCCAAGTTCTTCGGCATGACCGGCTGGCGCCTCGGCTGGATGGTCGTGCCTGAATACGCGCTTGAAGCCATGGATGATCTGGCTACCAACTTCTTCCTGTGCGCGCACACGCCGACCCAGCATGCGGCGCTCGCGTGCTTCACTCCGGAAACGTTGGCCGTGTGCGAGGAACGCCGTCAGGAGCTGCTGGAACGTCGCCGTATTGTGGTCGACGGATTGGCTGAAATCGGTCTGCCGTTGGAGGTTGAGCCGAATGGCGCGTTCTACGCGTACTTCAACATTTCCGGCACCGGTCTCGACGCGTGGACGTTCTGCGAACGTGCGTTAAAGGAAGCGCACGTGGCGTTGACGCCGGGCCGTGATTTCGGCGAGGCCACTGCCGACACCCATGTGCGGCTTTCGTATGCGGCCTCCCGTGAGGCGCTTCGTGAGGGTCTGAGGCGAATCGGAGATTTCGTAGCCGAACTGCACGGATGA